The Thermodesulfatator atlanticus DSM 21156 genome segment TGAAATTAAAATTGGCCAAGGGGCAAAACCAGGCATAGGAGGGCACTTGCCTGGTGAAAAGGTGACCGATGAAATATCTAAAACGCGCATGATTCCCGTTGGTTCTGATGCTATTTCCCCTGCCCCGCACCACGACATTTATTCCATTGAAGATTTGCGAGGTCTTATTTACGCCCTAAAAGAAGCTACCGAATACAAAAAGCTAGTCTTTGTCAAGATTGCCGCGGTGCATAACGCCCCTGCCATTGCTTCTGGCATTGTGCGTGCTGGTGCGGATGTGGTTGTCCTTGATGGCCTACGTGGTGGCACAGGGGCTGCCCCTACCATGTTTCGCGATTACGTGGGTATTCCCATTGAGCTTGCACTGGCTGCGGTTGATGAAAGGCTGCGTCAGGAAGGAATTCGCAATCAGGCTTCTTTGGTGGTTTCAGGAGGTATCCGCTGTAGTGCAGATGTGGTAAAAGCCATTGCTTTGGGGGCAGATGCTGTTTATATCGGCACACCGGCACTTATTGCCGTAGGGTGTACCATGTGTGGGCGCTGCTTTACGGGCAAATGTCCCTGGGGAATCGCCACCAATAACCCCGAGCTTATCAAGCGCCTTGATCCTGAGACCGCTTACGAAAAAATATACAACCTGGTCCATGGCTGGGCCCACGAAATCCAGGAACTCCTCGGAGCCATGGGGCTTAACTCCATAGAAAGCTTACGGGGCAACCGCGATAAACTGCGGGCTGTTGGTTTAAACGAGGTGGAACTCAGAATCCTGGGTGTAAAACACGCGGGAGAATAGCATATGGAAATATTTATCCCTAACAAAGAAATTTCAGGCTGCGGGTTATCCGGTGTAATAAACCGCAAAGGCGAGCTAATTAAGGGCGAGGTCATTATTGAATCCATTTGTTGCCAAATGGAACGGGGCAACGGTCTTGGCGCAGGTTATGCTGCTTACGGCATCTACCCCGAGTTTGCAGACCACTATTGCCTACATGTTATGGCTGACAGCAAGCACGCCCTAAAAGAAGTTGAAGAAATACTCGCCCGTAAATGCTACCTTGCTCATCAGGAAAAGATACCTACCAGGCCTGTTCCAGGTATTGTTTCGCCACCAAGATTTTATCGCTATTTTGTTAAGCCTCGCTATGAGGGAGATATCCGAGAGATATGTGAAGGCACCCCTGACGAAGACGACTACATGGTAAACCTGGTAATGAAAATTAACCGCGAGATCGACGGTGCCTACATTATCTCCTCTGGGCGTAACATGGGGGCCTTTAAAGGCGTAGGATTTCCCGACCAAATAGCAGAATTTTTTAGACTTGAAGAGTATTCTGCTTATATTTGGACGGCGCATAATCGCTTCCCCACTAATACCCCGGGCTGGTGGGGTGGGGCCCATCCCTTCACTATTCTAGACTGGTCTATTGTTCACAACGGTGAAATTTCAAGCTATGGAACTAACCGTCGCTATCTTGAAATGTTTGGTTATCATTGCACCCTGCTTACAGACACCGAGGTAGTGGCCTACCTCCTAGATTTGCTTATCAGACGGCATACCCTGCCCATTGAGCTTGCTTGTATGGCCCTTGCGCCTCCTTTTTGGCAAGAAATAGACCGAATGGAGGAACCAGAGAGAAGCGTCTGTACTGCAATAAGGGCGGTGTATGGTGGTGCCATGTTAAATGGCCCCTTCGCTATTCTTTTTGCTTACAATGGCGGTCTTGTTGGATTAAATGACCGGGTCAAACTAAGACCTCTAGTGGCTGCTAAAAAGGGCGATTTTTACTACATGGCCAGCGAAGAAGCAGCTATCCGCTCTATTTGTCCGGATCCCGATGAGGTCTGGTGCCCCAAGGCCGGAGAACCTGTAATCGTTGAGCTTGAGCCAAACGTGATCCCTAATCAACGGAGTTATTTACGCGGAGAGCCTTTAAAGATTTCAGCGCCGATATGTCGTATGCCTCTCTCTCTAGAAGACGAAGAAGAGGATTAAGGAGAAAGGTATGGCTTATGAGATAGATGCTAAAGATTTGCACTACCGGGAATTAAACCAGCTTATCCGTAAAGCTATTTCTCAGGGAGAAAAACACCTGGTTATAAAAAATGTAAATGGCCAGCGCTATCTAGCCGCGGGAGTTTCCGCTGAAGTAGATATTGACGTGTATGGCGTTCCAGGGCTTGATCTTGGAGCTTTTATGAGGGGACCCCGTATCAGGGTTCATGGGAACACCCAGGACGGCGCCGGCAATACCATGGACGATGGAAAGATCATCATCGAAGGCATGGCTGGTGATGTAGTAGGTTATGCCATGCGCGGGGGAAAAGTCTTTGTGGCTTCAGATGTTGGTTATCGCGTAGGCATTCACATGAAGGCCTATATGGATAAAATCCCCGTTCTGGTTATTGGTGGTAAAGCTGGGGATTTCCTCGGGGAATACATGGCTGGGGGTATCATTGTCCTGCTGGCTATGAACTCGCGTTATCCGGAACGCCAGCCTGCGGGAATTTTCCTCGGCACGGGAATGCATGGGGGCACAATCTACGTACGCGGTGGCATTTCTGAAACACAACTCAGCCCGGTTTTAAAGATTGAAGAAATAGACGAAAGAGATGAAAAGATATTAGCAGAAATCCTTAAAGAATATGCCCAGGATTTAAGTTTCAACTTTGATGAAATTATGTCAGAAAAATTCTATAAGATAAGGCCTAAAACACATCGTCCTTATGGGAAAATGTATGCCTACTAAAGCCAAAAGATATGCAGAAGCAGGTGTTAATATCGAGGCTGCTGATCGTTTAGTGGCCAAGATCAAGAATCTGGCCTCTTCCACCTTTCGTAAAGGAGTTTTAACCCAGATTGGTGGTTTTGCGGGGCTTTTTGCCCTTGATGTTGAGCGCTATCAACGGCCGGTTTTGGTTTCCGCGACCGATGGTGTGGGTACGAAGATAAAAGTGGCAGCCATGGCAGGCAAGCATAAGGGCATTGGCATTGATCTCGTCGCCATGTGCGTGAACGATATCATTGTTACCGGGGCTGCCCCGCTATTTTTCCTGGATTACCTGGCTTTTGGCAAAATAGACGAAAATATCGCCCTTGAGCTTATTGAAGGCATTACCCAGGGATGCAAAGAAGCCGATTGCGCCCTTATTGGCGGTGAAACCGCTGAGATGCCTGGAATGTATGCTGAGGGAGAATACGATTGCGTTGGTTTTACTGTAGGTGTGGTAGAAAGAGACGCTATCATTGATGGCTCAGAAATTTCCGTAGATGATATTGTTTTGGGCCTTGCTTCAAATGGCCTTCATAGCAATGGTTTTTCGCTTGTAAGAAAAATTATCTTCGAAGAGCTTGGTCTTTCGCTTGATGACAAACCAGAAGGTCTTGATGTTCCCCTTGGCGAGGAGCTTCTTAAGCCCACGAGAATTTACGTAAAAGCAATAACAGGACTTCTGCGCCAGGGATACCAACTAAAAGGCCTTGCTCACATTACCGGCGGAGGCTTTTTTGATAACATTCCCAGGGTTTTACCCCGTGGTTGTAAGGCAGTGATCAAAAAAGATGCCTGGGAAATGCCTGCTGTTTTTAAATTTCTCCAAGAAGCAGGGAAAATCCCTGAAGAAGAGATGTTTCAAACTTTTAATTGTGGCATAGGAATGATACTTATCGTCTCTCCAGAAAAAGTCCAGGATGTCAAACTCATTTTAAAAGGCCTTCAGGAGCAAGTTTATGAGATCGGCCATATAGAAGCCCGTCATGAGAATGAACCTCCTGTTATTTTGATTTAAAATGCCTACTATTTTGGTTTCAGCTTGTCTCATTGGGTTATGTACCCGCTACGATGGCACTTCCAAGCCTTCGCCTTTTATCCAAGGGCTTTTGAAAAACCACATTTTGATTCCTTTTTGTCCTGAGCAACTTGGAGGGCTTAAAACACCGAGGCCTCCTGCTGAGCTTTCGGGAGGGGATGGGTTTGCGGTGCTGGGGAAGAAAGCAAAGGTCATCACCTGTCACGGAGAAGATGTAACGCAGGCCTTTATCAAAGGAGCAGAAGAAGCGGCCAAGCTTGCTAAGCTTTACCATGCTGAAAAAGCCCTGGTTAAGGCGCGAAGTCCTTCTTGTGGGTTAACCCCGGTGGTAGGAGTCGCAGCGGCCAGGTTAATTCTTGAAGGGCTTAGCTTAGAAGAAATTGATTAATAAATCTCAAGCACAAATTGGCCGCAATACCTGCCAGGATATCGTCCATCATAATGCCGATCCCACCTGGAAGTTTTTCCCCGAGCTTTATGGGAAGGGGCTTCCAAATGTCAAATAACCTGAAAAAAAAGAACCCTAGGATAAGATTAAGAGGAGAGATGTTGAAAGAAACCAAAGTAAGCCATTGTCCTGCTATTTCATCAATGACTACTTCTTGGGGGTCTTTGTCTTTTTTTTGGGCATAAATTTCTGAAGCCCAAATTCCAGAAAGTATTAAAACTATGGCAATTAAACTTTGTAATAACGCGTTCAGATATGGCCCAAACAAAGCGTAGAAAGCTACTGCTCCTATGGCCCCCCAAGTGCCAGGGGCTTTGGGAAGGAACCCTAAACCGCCACCTGTTGCAATTATGCGAGCTAACTTTTCTTTTTCCAAGTTTTTTCCATTAAACAGGTCAAGAATATTTACAAACAGCCGATAAAAATTGTTACTAGGAGCAAAATGATATTTCAAATGTCATGCGAGCTAAGCAATTTTATGAAATTGCTTTGTCGGTTTTACAATCATTCTCGCGATGACTTTGTTAGCTAAAACTTCAGCCTTAGCATGATGATAGCACCAGAAAATGACTATACCAAAAAAATTAACTGGAAAGAAATCTGTCAGGAACTAAAAGATAAAGATTTGCCGTGTACCCGTGAAGTTTTAAGTCTTTTAGAAACTCTTGATCCTGAAGATGAAATTTCATTCCAAGAACTAGCCTCATACATTTTGAAAGACTACGGACTCACCAAAAAAGTTATCCAGCTTGCCAATTCCTGTTTCCATAACCCTTCAGGAACAGAAATTGTAACTGTTTCAAGAGCGCTTCTTTTCTTGGGCTTAGACACGGTTAAAGAGATTGTTTTGGTATCTAGCTATCTTGAAGAAGTGGTGAAAAATATCTCCCCTGAGAATAGACATCAGGTATTAAGGCTTTTGAGTCAGAGTTTTCTGGTGGCTTTTTTCGGAAATCGTGTGGCCTCTTTTATTAATTTGGCCTCTGAGGAACTTTTTGTACAGTTTCTTTTCCATCGCCTGATGCGTTTATTGTTGGCGCTACATTTTCCCAAAGTTTATGAGACGGTTGAGCAAATAGAAAAAAGCAATCCCTCTTTAGTAAGGGAAAAGCTTTATTGGTTGGGAGTTCGTTTGAGTCGAGAATGGTCCCTGCCTTCTGCGCTAAAAGAAACCCTAGAAGGTTCACCTAAATCTTCAGAAAAAGGACACCCTGCTTATCTTGTAGAAAAAATTACTTTTGTGACTGAAAATTTGCTTAAAGGTAAGAAGTTTTCTCTGGCAATGGAAGAACTTAAAAAAGACTTAAAAGTTGATCTGGAAGAAGAAGTTCTTAAAAAATCTTTTGAAGATGCCGTCAAAGCCGGCGTGGAACTATACAAGCCATTTGAAGATTTCTTGTTATCCAGAGAGAACAAAGCTTTTGAGGAAAGCCCTTCTGAGGACATAAAAAACCTCTCCCGGGAAGAACTTTTCCAGCAGGCCTTGTCTGAAATCACTAGCTATTTAGCCAGCCATAACGAATATCAAAAAGTTATCTTCATGGTAATTGAAACCATAAAAAGGGTAATGGAAACCGAGGCGGTTTTTTTCGGAGTGTACAATCCTGGAGAAAATAAAATCTCTTTGAGATTTGGAGTCGGCAAAACAAAAAATTTGTTAAGAGGCAAGTGCTTTTTCGCCGGAGAGGTTTTGAAAGAGATCTTTGCCAAGAAAGTAGAATGGACAAGCCGCGTGGACGCTGTGCCAGAGCTTTGGCATATTGCAACATTTAAAGACAGAGATGTTTTGTTTTCTCCTGTTTATATTCGCAACAAGCCATTAGGGATGATTCTTGCCTTTCGCAATGAGCCCTTTTCAAATGATGAAAAAGGAAAATTAAACATTTTGCGCAACCTTATCTCCTTAGCCATCGATAAATCTCTTTCCCAAACATAAATCTCTAAGAATTTCCCCCTTGCGAAAAATTTCCTTTAATTGAGAAACAGTTGACAAATAAAATTGAGAAGCGTATAGCGAAATAGTAGCTACCTTTTGTGGAGGGAGGAAAATGGCTGATCACAATAACAAAAAAATTGCCGTAGTGCTTTGTGATTGTGGCGGACTACTTGAAGAAAAAATCGATTTCAAAAAACTTAAGTCATACGCCCAAAACCTTCCTCAGGTAGAAGAAGTTTTTAATTTTTCTGATTTTTGCAAAAGTCCCGAAGAAAAACTCGCTTCGTATAAAAATTCGTTTAGTCATTTAATTTTTGCGGGGTGCTCTGAACGCTCTTCTTTGCTTTTCGATGAAAACCGCCTGCAAAAACTATTGAGCTATCTTGGGATAGATCAAGGCTTTGCTGAAGTCGTTAACCTCAAAGAACAGTGTGCTATGGTGCATGATGATTATGCTGCTACTACCGCTAAGGCCCTTGATCTTCTCCAGATGGCCTATGAAAAAGTATTGACCAATCTCCCTGCGCACCAAACCCAAAGTATCAAGAAAAAAGTTTTGGTAGTCGGGGGTGGTGTTTCTGGGCAAAGCTGTGCCAAAAGCCTTGCAGATCTTGGTGTTGACGTAACCCTTCTGGAACAAAAGCCTTATCTTGGGGGGCATGCCTGTGAAATTCCCTTGCTTTGGCAATCTGAGGGCTATCCTTCGGTATGTACCAGCGAGTGTATAGGCCCTGTCATAGGGCGAGAAACCCTTTTGCGGGACAAAATCGAACTGTTACTTTCTTCCAAAATAACCGACGTTAAAAAGAACGGGCCGAATTTTCAGGTAACCATAACAAAAGATCCCCTTTACGTTGACCCTGCCAAGTGTGTCTCTTGCGGGAAGTGTGCTGAGGTTTGCCCTGAGGAAGTCCCGAATGCCTTTGACCTTGGGCTTAAAAAGCGCAAGGCTATTGACAAAGATTTTCCTTTGGCTCTCCCTGACACGTATAATCTTTTGATGGATTATTGTACCAAATGCGGCAAATGCGTAGAGGTTTGCCCTACAGGAGCCATTGCTCTTGATGCTCAGGCAGAAGTAATAACCGAAGAGTTTGGCGCGGTAGCCCTTGCCACGGGTTTTTCTTCTTACGATATGTCAGTCTTTGAAAACCTTTCTTATCACCTGCCTAATGTGGTCACCATGCTTGAGTTTGAGAGGCTCTGGGCCAATAAGTTTTCAGGAAAACCTCCCATCAGCATAGCCTTTGTCCTCTGCCAGAAAGATCAGGTGGGCTATTGTTCAAGGCTCTGTTGTCTTGCGGCCATGAAACACGCAGTCAGGCTTTCCATGGCCTACTTGGGGACTGAAGTAAACGTTTATTACAAAAGCCTGCGCACTTGTGGGCGGGCTTTTGAGGCCTTTCGTCGGGAAGCGGAAGAAAAAGGCGTGGGCTTTTTAGAAACAGAAGTTTCCAAAATCGAGCCAGGCGAAGAAGGTTGGCTCAAAGTTGTTACCTCTAACGGCGAATTTGAAGCTGATTTGGTAGTGCTTGCAGAGCCCCTTGTGCCCTCTGGTGCAAGGCTTGCCAAGATGTTTGGGGTGGAGCTTGACCAGTTTGGTTTCCCCTATGAGTTTCAGCCAAGGGTTATTAACCCCCTTGAAACTTATGTGGAAAGAGTCTTTGCCGTGGGATGTGCCAAGGGCTTTAAAGATGTGCAGGAAAGTGTGGAATCCGGTGAAGCCGCGGCCCTTAAAATTTATAAAGCCCTGGGCGACAAAGAGCAAAAATACGTTTCGGTGGTGGACGAAGAAAAATGCTCACGCTGCGGCATGTGTGTGGCTGCCTGCCCTCACGGGGCCATTTCTTTTTCAGATACTGGAGCCAAGATAGAAGCTTCTTTTTGTAAGGGCTGTGGCCTGTGCTATGCCACTTGTGGCTCAAAAGCCATAAGATTGTTAAATCTTGAGGACTATCAGCTTCTCAAGATGGCTGAAGTGGCCTTTAAAAACGCTGGCAAAGATACCCCAAGAATTCTAGCGTTTCTTTGTTATTGGTGTTCATATGCCGCAGGAGACCTTATGGGGGTTTATGGGCAGAAACTTCCTGAGAGCTTTCGCAGTATTCGCATTCGCTGTTCAGCTTCTTTTAACCCCGAAGTAGCTGTGGAAATTCTGATGCGGGATTTAGCCGATGCGGTTTTGGTGGCAGGGTGCCCGCCTAAAAATTGTCATCATATCTGGGGAAATGATATGGAAACCCGGCGTTTTAAACTTTTGAACAAGCTTTTTAAGGATGCCGGAGTCAACAAAATCGCCAGATGGGAGCATATAGGTGTTACCATGTGGCCCAAGCTGGCTAAAGTATTACGTTCTATGCACCAGGAAATATCCCAAAATCAGCCTTAAGTTGATTCAAGGCGCGAAAGAAGTTTGTAGCCACGGGCGGTTTCTTTAAAAAATTTTGCTATTTCACGGGGGTCGTCTAAAACCGTGAATAAATCAAGGTCTTCTTTGGAGATCATGCCCTCGTGAAGAAGCCTTTTTTTCATCCAATCCACCAGGCCTTCCCAGAATTTGCTTTCAACGAGAACAATGGGTACAGGCCTAATTTTGTGGGTTTGCACTAAAGTCACGATCTCAAAAAACTCATCAAGTGTGCCAAACCCGCCTGGAAGACACATAAGGCCTACGGCGTATTTAGCCATCATGACTTTTCTCACAAAGAAATAGCGAAATTCGAGTTTTATATTGGCGTAAGGGTTTGCCTGTTGTTCGCGAGGCAAGCGAATGTTTAGCCCTACAGAGTAAGCACCCGCTTCTGCTGCTCCTTTGTTAGCAGCTTCCATGATGCCTGGGCCACCTCCGGTGATAACCGAGAAGCCTTCTTTGGCTAGGAGCCGGGCAATTTCTTCAGCCTTTTGATAATAGGGATGTCCAGGCCTCACCCTGTTTGAGCCAAACACTGTTATGGCTGGATATACTTTGGGAAGCTCTTCAAAGCCTTCTACAAACTCGGCCATTATCTTAAAAAGTCGCCAGGATTCTTTAGCTGCCAAGCCGTTTAAGACGTATTGTTTGTCATCAATACCTTTCAATGCCAGCCTCCTTTTTATTCGTTTCGGGAAGATATGAACGGATCCCTTTCGGATGTTTCGTTATACATGTCTTTCAGGATTCGTAAAGAATGAATCTCACAATCAGCAACGCGTAACAAAAATCGTTCTATGAGTTTACCTGCTTGATTAATGTTTTCGGCATACGGCCTTAAGCATTTTAACCTTGAAGGTTTCAGTTTGCTTATATGGCGTAAAAAGGCAAGAGTGCTAGGCCAGAGAAGATAGTCGTTTTCATGGGCACAGGCCCTGCAGAGGACCCCGCCTTCTTCAAAGGAGAAATAAACTTCTTCCTGCAAGATTTTGCCACATTGCAAGCAATGGGTTCCTAAATGGGGGCTGAAGCCGCTTTCCCTTAACAGGGCTAGTTCAAAATTCAATTTTAACAGGGACCAGGGGGCCTTTTTTTCTGCCAGACAAGAGATGGCTTCACAGGCAAAAGGGAAAAAGTTTTTTCCTGCCCCGGGCTTAAAAAATGTTTCCAAAAGTTCTCCCAAATAAGACGCCTGAAAAAAGGCACCATAATCTAGACGAAGGGGCTCAAAGGGTTCGATAAGATCTGCTTGATCAAGAAAGGGCGCAAGGTGTCTTTTCCCTCCACGCAAGTGGGCCTTGATAAGGGTAAAAGGCTCAAGAGTGTTGACAAAGCGTTTGCGGCTTTTGCGTGCCCCTTTAGCTATAGCTGCTAAGCGGCCTTTCTCAGCGGTTAGAAAGGAAAGAAAGACGTCTTTTTCCGCAACAGTTTGGGCGTTTAAAACTAAGGCGGTAGCTATGAAATTCAAGATTTCTCAGAGGGCAAAGTTTTAGTTTCTGATGGTTTTTGCTCAGGAAAAATCAACCCCGTTTCAGGAAGAGCTTCTTTCTTTAAGGGAATTTCTTCTATTTGGGGTAATGTTTCCGGGGATTTTTGTTCTTTTTTGGTAAAAAAGTAGTATCCAGCAATGACAACAGCTATAAGTACCACTACACCGATAATCCAAACCCAGGGAAACTTTTTGGGTTCAACGTAAGCAGCCTCTTCGCGCACTTTTTCTTCCTTATGGCGGCGATAAGGGGCGTAAGCCTCTTCAAAACGCAAAAGGGCTTCGTTAGGATCAAGACCGATGGTCTCACAATAGTTTCTGATAAAACCTTTGATGTATATTTCAGCAGGAAGGATTTCCCAGTTTTCTGCCTCTAAGGCCTCAAGAGCCCTTATGCCAATCTTAGTCTGGGCAGAAATGTCTTTCAGGGTAAAGCCTCTTATTTCACGCTGATGTCTTAAGAATTCCCCGAATCCGGTCTTTTCTCTTTCTTCAGTCATTAAAGTAAGATCCTTATGTAAGCTTGTTCTCTTAGTTCTTTAAGCCAGTTATTGAGTGCTTGATCAATTTTTTCTTGTCGAAGCTTATTTTCAATTTCTTTTTTTACTTCTGTCAAGGCTTTTGTGCCCTCTTTTTTGACATTTATAATTCTAAAAATTTGCCAACTATTTCCTACTTTAATCGGTTTGCTAAATGCTCCTGGTTTTAAGCCAGCAAGAGTTTTTCGCACCTGAGGGGCAAGTTCATCCAAGGAAAACGATCCCAACCCTTTACCACTTTCCGGAATATCAGAATATTTTTCAGCCACTTGGGCGAAGTGTTTACCTGCTAAAAGTTCTTGATAAGCCTTTTGGATCCTCTTTTCAGCGTCTTTTCCGTTGGTGATAATGGCTGCCAGTTCGTATTTGGTCTTTTGTTCCGAGAGATAGTGTTTGCGGTAGTAGCGCTCGATTTCTTCTGGGGTAACAACTATTTGCTGGATCCTGCTCTGTACAAGCTTTATGCGCTTGATCTGCTTGGCAACCTGCTTTCGATATTCATCGAAAGTTAGTCCCTGTGACGCTAAAAGCTTGCGCAACTCTTTGTCATCTAAGCCATTTTGTTGTTTAAAATGTTCGATAAACGTTTTAATTTCTTCGTCAGAGGCCTTGATTCCTCGTTTTTCAATTTCTTGTTCAATGAGTTTTTCATCTATAAGCTGCTTTAATACTTTTTTGCGGATTTCTTGTTTTATTTGTTCTCGTTGGATTGGATCTTTTACGCCTTGAAGATATTGCTTAAAAAGCGGAGCAGCCGCCTGATCTAGCTCAGAAAGCGTGATAACGTCATCATTAACCACAGCCACTATACGGTCAACAATCTTTGCCTGGCTGATTTTGACAAAAAATATTCCGCAAATGAACAAAACTAAAAAAATCTTTTTCATTTTGCCTCCGAAGGAACCAATTGTGCCTAAAGCTAGCGGGCATTTTAACCAAAAAAATTCACCTTTGCTAAGAAAGCTTCTCCCCTTCCATTTTAAGTGAGCGGTGAAATTGAAAAAGAAAGGACAAAAGCTCGTCTAAGAAATTTTGAGGATCAAGCGCCATGATAACGCGCTTGTCTTTGGTGATGCGCAGGTTAAGCCCTCTTTTTTTGGCCTCTTTGCGCAAGGCGCTCTCTGGAACATCCGCAGAAGGGTCAAAGAAAAAGATAATTTCCCGGCCGCGGCGGTCTAATTTGCGGACTCGCAGGGGGCGCAAAAGCACCTTGAGATAAGAAAGCTTGATGAGATTTTCCACCTCTGGGGTAAAAGCGCCAAATCTGTCTTCTATTTCACGGGCCAGTTCATCGACTGTTTCTTCATCTCGGGCAAGTGCCAAACGCCGATAAAGGTGGAGCCTTTGTTCCACGTCTGGCACATAACCAGGGGGAAAATAAGCGGGAATTTTTAGGTTAACATCTGGCTCTATGGTTTCATCTAAAGGTTTTCCGCGGATTTCGTCGATGGTTTGTTTGAGAATATCTAGATAAAGATCGTAGCCCACCGCAGCCACGTGGCCTGATTGAAAAGTTCCAAGCAGGTTCCCTGCCCCACGGATTTGGAGATCACTCATTGCCAGTTTAAAACCTGCGCCAAGTTCTGAAAATTGCATAAGGGCCTTTAGGCGACGCTCTGCCTCTTCTGAAAGCCCTGAAAGCGAAGGGACAAGAAGATAAGCATAGGCCTGGACGTTTCTGCGACCAA includes the following:
- a CDS encoding DUF523 domain-containing protein, which codes for MPTILVSACLIGLCTRYDGTSKPSPFIQGLLKNHILIPFCPEQLGGLKTPRPPAELSGGDGFAVLGKKAKVITCHGEDVTQAFIKGAEEAAKLAKLYHAEKALVKARSPSCGLTPVVGVAAARLILEGLSLEEID
- a CDS encoding hydrogenase iron-sulfur subunit, producing the protein MADHNNKKIAVVLCDCGGLLEEKIDFKKLKSYAQNLPQVEEVFNFSDFCKSPEEKLASYKNSFSHLIFAGCSERSSLLFDENRLQKLLSYLGIDQGFAEVVNLKEQCAMVHDDYAATTAKALDLLQMAYEKVLTNLPAHQTQSIKKKVLVVGGGVSGQSCAKSLADLGVDVTLLEQKPYLGGHACEIPLLWQSEGYPSVCTSECIGPVIGRETLLRDKIELLLSSKITDVKKNGPNFQVTITKDPLYVDPAKCVSCGKCAEVCPEEVPNAFDLGLKKRKAIDKDFPLALPDTYNLLMDYCTKCGKCVEVCPTGAIALDAQAEVITEEFGAVALATGFSSYDMSVFENLSYHLPNVVTMLEFERLWANKFSGKPPISIAFVLCQKDQVGYCSRLCCLAAMKHAVRLSMAYLGTEVNVYYKSLRTCGRAFEAFRREAEEKGVGFLETEVSKIEPGEEGWLKVVTSNGEFEADLVVLAEPLVPSGARLAKMFGVELDQFGFPYEFQPRVINPLETYVERVFAVGCAKGFKDVQESVESGEAAALKIYKALGDKEQKYVSVVDEEKCSRCGMCVAACPHGAISFSDTGAKIEASFCKGCGLCYATCGSKAIRLLNLEDYQLLKMAEVAFKNAGKDTPRILAFLCYWCSYAAGDLMGVYGQKLPESFRSIRIRCSASFNPEVAVEILMRDLADAVLVAGCPPKNCHHIWGNDMETRRFKLLNKLFKDAGVNKIARWEHIGVTMWPKLAKVLRSMHQEISQNQP
- the purM gene encoding phosphoribosylformylglycinamidine cyclo-ligase — translated: MPTKAKRYAEAGVNIEAADRLVAKIKNLASSTFRKGVLTQIGGFAGLFALDVERYQRPVLVSATDGVGTKIKVAAMAGKHKGIGIDLVAMCVNDIIVTGAAPLFFLDYLAFGKIDENIALELIEGITQGCKEADCALIGGETAEMPGMYAEGEYDCVGFTVGVVERDAIIDGSEISVDDIVLGLASNGLHSNGFSLVRKIIFEELGLSLDDKPEGLDVPLGEELLKPTRIYVKAITGLLRQGYQLKGLAHITGGGFFDNIPRVLPRGCKAVIKKDAWEMPAVFKFLQEAGKIPEEEMFQTFNCGIGMILIVSPEKVQDVKLILKGLQEQVYEIGHIEARHENEPPVILI
- a CDS encoding class II glutamine amidotransferase, which codes for MEIFIPNKEISGCGLSGVINRKGELIKGEVIIESICCQMERGNGLGAGYAAYGIYPEFADHYCLHVMADSKHALKEVEEILARKCYLAHQEKIPTRPVPGIVSPPRFYRYFVKPRYEGDIREICEGTPDEDDYMVNLVMKINREIDGAYIISSGRNMGAFKGVGFPDQIAEFFRLEEYSAYIWTAHNRFPTNTPGWWGGAHPFTILDWSIVHNGEISSYGTNRRYLEMFGYHCTLLTDTEVVAYLLDLLIRRHTLPIELACMALAPPFWQEIDRMEEPERSVCTAIRAVYGGAMLNGPFAILFAYNGGLVGLNDRVKLRPLVAAKKGDFYYMASEEAAIRSICPDPDEVWCPKAGEPVIVELEPNVIPNQRSYLRGEPLKISAPICRMPLSLEDEEED
- a CDS encoding phosphatidylglycerophosphatase A family protein; the encoded protein is MEKEKLARIIATGGGLGFLPKAPGTWGAIGAVAFYALFGPYLNALLQSLIAIVLILSGIWASEIYAQKKDKDPQEVVIDEIAGQWLTLVSFNISPLNLILGFFFFRLFDIWKPLPIKLGEKLPGGIGIMMDDILAGIAANLCLRFINQFLLS
- a CDS encoding HDOD domain-containing protein, which encodes MMIAPENDYTKKINWKEICQELKDKDLPCTREVLSLLETLDPEDEISFQELASYILKDYGLTKKVIQLANSCFHNPSGTEIVTVSRALLFLGLDTVKEIVLVSSYLEEVVKNISPENRHQVLRLLSQSFLVAFFGNRVASFINLASEELFVQFLFHRLMRLLLALHFPKVYETVEQIEKSNPSLVREKLYWLGVRLSREWSLPSALKETLEGSPKSSEKGHPAYLVEKITFVTENLLKGKKFSLAMEELKKDLKVDLEEEVLKKSFEDAVKAGVELYKPFEDFLLSRENKAFEESPSEDIKNLSREELFQQALSEITSYLASHNEYQKVIFMVIETIKRVMETEAVFFGVYNPGENKISLRFGVGKTKNLLRGKCFFAGEVLKEIFAKKVEWTSRVDAVPELWHIATFKDRDVLFSPVYIRNKPLGMILAFRNEPFSNDEKGKLNILRNLISLAIDKSLSQT
- a CDS encoding glutamate synthase-related protein → MERDWDKCTKCKLCIRECTYGAHGWDEKRETLTEDHSKCVGCHRCEATCPTGAILIKRHPTQFREHDTWKPWFIKNVYKQADTGGVLLAATGCAVPFRNYWDHLVLDACQVTNPPIDPLREPMELRTYLGPKPDKVEVVLENDQYHLKHKLGPWIKLEVPIMFAAMSYGAISLHVHQGLARAAKDLGTLYNTGEGGLHASLYEYGSNTIVQCASGRFGLHVDYLNAGVAIEIKIGQGAKPGIGGHLPGEKVTDEISKTRMIPVGSDAISPAPHHDIYSIEDLRGLIYALKEATEYKKLVFVKIAAVHNAPAIASGIVRAGADVVVLDGLRGGTGAAPTMFRDYVGIPIELALAAVDERLRQEGIRNQASLVVSGGIRCSADVVKAIALGADAVYIGTPALIAVGCTMCGRCFTGKCPWGIATNNPELIKRLDPETAYEKIYNLVHGWAHEIQELLGAMGLNSIESLRGNRDKLRAVGLNEVELRILGVKHAGE
- a CDS encoding GltB/FmdC/FwdC-like GXGXG domain-containing protein, which produces MAYEIDAKDLHYRELNQLIRKAISQGEKHLVIKNVNGQRYLAAGVSAEVDIDVYGVPGLDLGAFMRGPRIRVHGNTQDGAGNTMDDGKIIIEGMAGDVVGYAMRGGKVFVASDVGYRVGIHMKAYMDKIPVLVIGGKAGDFLGEYMAGGIIVLLAMNSRYPERQPAGIFLGTGMHGGTIYVRGGISETQLSPVLKIEEIDERDEKILAEILKEYAQDLSFNFDEIMSEKFYKIRPKTHRPYGKMYAY